In the Herpetosiphon gulosus genome, one interval contains:
- a CDS encoding carboxypeptidase regulatory-like domain-containing protein, with protein MQWFKRSWRKIGGIMIGLLAIGLVWLLTTDNVTIWPIRNTLRYQFDQWRADGQMPSQPIANRSIVGCIKNAQQQPIVGAIVAVSERNGSLHRASSDRQGCYKLGNLPANEYRLLVTAPSYRDYLLDVDLQQAQTEQHVQLLPAIAPSYDPVEKLVLGPTSVVSRTTPYPTQALRQQVQVWNNNGEQQLTLLYRPITATQPLPLMLAVYPGPADEWESVSIPLAKRGYSVLAVGPAYSLDLETDIADLKRLLALARGGSFVGVDGSQIAIMAGSYSSLHVLRLLQDDVGFTGVVLLGPISDLFAMRESFVAGTFMPPFGLDQALIALGYPDQEIQRYATYSAQLHPRADLPPILLMHSRNDEVVPASQSEFLAEQWRGLGVEVESYFFDGMSHYLRAVEPSLELDELYKITLDFLARVN; from the coding sequence ATGCAATGGTTCAAGCGTTCTTGGCGCAAAATTGGGGGAATTATGATTGGCCTTTTGGCAATTGGTTTGGTCTGGCTGCTGACCACGGATAATGTGACGATTTGGCCAATTCGTAATACGCTGCGTTATCAATTTGATCAATGGCGAGCCGACGGCCAAATGCCAAGCCAGCCAATCGCTAATCGCAGCATCGTTGGTTGTATTAAGAATGCACAGCAGCAACCAATCGTTGGGGCAATTGTGGCTGTTAGCGAGCGCAACGGCAGCTTACATCGAGCCAGCAGCGATCGTCAAGGCTGTTATAAGCTTGGCAATTTGCCAGCTAACGAATATCGCTTACTGGTTACTGCGCCGAGCTATCGCGATTATTTGCTCGATGTTGATTTGCAGCAGGCCCAAACTGAGCAACATGTACAGCTCTTGCCTGCAATTGCCCCAAGTTATGATCCAGTCGAAAAACTCGTGCTTGGCCCAACCAGCGTGGTTAGCCGAACTACGCCCTACCCAACCCAAGCCTTGCGCCAACAGGTGCAAGTTTGGAACAATAACGGCGAGCAACAATTAACCTTGCTTTATCGACCAATTACCGCAACTCAGCCTTTGCCCTTGATGTTGGCAGTCTACCCTGGCCCTGCCGACGAATGGGAGAGCGTTAGCATTCCCTTGGCCAAGCGCGGCTATAGTGTGTTGGCAGTTGGCCCAGCCTATAGCCTCGACCTCGAAACTGATATTGCCGATCTCAAGCGCTTGTTGGCATTGGCTCGGGGTGGCTCGTTCGTTGGAGTCGATGGCAGCCAGATTGCGATTATGGCAGGCAGTTATAGCAGCCTCCACGTTTTGCGCCTGTTGCAAGATGATGTTGGTTTTACTGGTGTGGTTTTGTTGGGGCCAATTAGCGATTTGTTTGCTATGCGCGAGAGCTTTGTAGCCGGAACATTTATGCCGCCGTTTGGGCTTGATCAAGCCCTGATTGCCTTGGGGTATCCCGATCAGGAGATTCAACGCTATGCCACCTATTCGGCCCAATTACACCCTCGCGCCGATTTGCCGCCAATTTTGTTGATGCACAGTCGTAATGACGAAGTTGTGCCCGCCAGCCAATCGGAGTTTTTGGCTGAACAATGGCGGGGTTTAGGCGTTGAAGTCGAGAGCTACTTTTTCGATGGCATGTCGCATTATCTGCGGGCGGTC